The sequence below is a genomic window from uncultured Methanobrevibacter sp..
TCATGTCTATGACTTTTGAGAAAACCGGTATTTTTCAAACTTTAACGGTATTCATGTTTAAAGTTTTTGTCATATAGCTTAGATGCATTAAACTCACCTGGGTCTAAGACATCTCCCACCACAATCATTGCAGTCTTTGTTATATTGGCATCTTTAACTTTTCCTGCAATATCTGCGAGGGTTCCTCTAATTATTTGCTGGTCTGGCCAAGTTGCCTTTTTGACCACTGCCACAGGGGTAGTTTCCTCATACCCTACAAGCAGTTCATCGACCACCTTGTCAATCATGCCTATGCCCAAGAAGATGCACATTGTAGCATGATGCTTTGAAAAGCTTGAAATGCTTTCTCCGGATGGTTTTGGAGTTCTTCCCTCAGGACGGGTGATAATGACACTCTGTGAGATTTCAGGTAGTGTCAATTCAGCTTCCAAAACGCTGGCGGTACCAAACAGTGAACTTACGCCAGGAATGATTTCATATTCGATATCATGTTTTTTCAGCTCACGGATCTGTTCTGCTATTGCGCCGTATATTGAAGGGTCTCCTGTATGTACACGTGCAACAAGTTTTCCTTCGTTTACCGCTTCAGTGATAATTCCGTCGGTTTCCTCAAGATTGAGGTATGCGCTGTTGTGAATTTCACAGTCTTCACGGGCAGGACTCAACACGTCCTTGTTTACAAGTGAACCTGCATAGATGATGACATCTGCCTCTTCAATGACTTTACGTCCTTTCACTGTTATTAAATCGGGATCTCCCGGTCCGGCACCAATAAAAATTACTTTTCCTTTCATGTAAATCAATTTGTTTTTAGTATTATTTAACGATTTTGTATCAATATTGACTTTTGTTTAGAGTAAACTTTATTAATTTCTAAGATAATTAAAAAATATGGATAATAAAGGTTTTATTTCAATAGAATATTTGTTTTCATTATTTATTCTTGTCATTATTGCTTTAGGCTTGTTATTTTTCGCATCCTCTTCAATATCATCAAGTTTAAATATTGAAGATAGTGTTGCTCACAGGCTGATTCTTGATGATGTGGCAAATCAGATTGCCCAGGTTGACTCGAATGGTGTGGGGTACTCAAAAATCCTGAAATTGCCTTCAGACAGGGGATATTATGAAATAACTGTCGACAAGAACAGGATGACAATGAAATTTTCAGACAAGAAGGGTGAATCGATGCTTATTCTTGCAGATATTGGCTCGAAATATACATTGGTCAGTGGAAGGAGTTATATGATTTCAAAAACGTCAAAAGGTGTTGTGATATCATGATTGACAATACGGGACAGGTTTCAGCCGAGTTTCTGTTTGTATTTGGTGTTTTGATATTGATTGTCATGTTGAGTATAGTGTTTGTAAGTGACCAGCAGGAACTGAACATTGCAATGTCTGCGGCCCGAAGCGGTGCAATCGAAGGAGTGGGCACATCATCTTCAGCAATCTATCCGGAAGACACGTTCAGGGATTATTCGTATGATAAGGAATCCTTGCTCATGCCATATGATGTTAGAATAGTCAATGTGTCATATAATGATTTGGGATATGACGTAAACTATGAAAAGAATTGGATACGGTTTGAGGTTTATGCAAAAACCTCCGACCGCTTCGATAGCGATGAGCTGGTATCAATCGGTGACAGGATTAACTATAACCTAAGAAAATCACTTGCGCTGAGCTTCAATTCAACCGCTTCGACAAACAAATTATATAATCCCGTTTTCTCCAATCATTATGTCTACACAACCGCTAATGTTAAATGGGTTTAAGTATAAACTAATCATCATGTCTAGATATGAAAAAGGTAAAAAAACTCTTGAAAGTATTCAGAACCGTTCAGTTGAAGAGATATTCAAGGAATTGGAGGATATTGCACCGGACCTCTCAAGGTTTGTGGTCGAGTTTCCATATTCTGAAATATACACACGCCAAGAGCTTGACTTGAAGACACGTGAAATCTGTACAGTTTCAGCACTTACTGTTCTTGGAACAATTCCTCAATTGAAGGAACATATCAACGCCGCATTGAATGTGGGAAACACTCCAACAGAGATTGTTGAGATAATAATGCAGATGAGTGCATATTGCGGTTTTCCAAAATCCATCAATGCAATGATGGCTGCAAAGGAAGTTTTTGCTGAAAGGGATTTGCTTTAAGTGATAATATGTATGAACTTGACGGTTATGACATTTCCGATACCAATTATGATAAGATATGTCTGAACTGCCAGTTTTGGGAATCAAATGTGCAGCTGTACGGTGCGGCTCAGGGAGTCATGTGCACAAGGGGAATGGGCCAGACAGGACCGAATGATTCCTGCAGCATGTTCCTGCCGAATACCAGTGCAAGCGAACAGGACCTGAACAGATATTTTGAAAAGCAACAGAATTTGCATGTCTGGAAACGATCGAGGGATTGAAATTACAGAAGAGACATTCGATGCTATTGCATCAAAGCTACAGGATGATTTGGCTGAAGCCATCCAGGGTAAAAAACAGATTAGCGAGTATGAGCTCATTGTCTACAAGTACGTGTTCATTTCAGAGCTGAAGATGCCTTTATTTGATGAAATGGAAATGGAAATCACCTCTGACTCATTTATAATTCATCTTATACCTGATGGTTTAATGTTATCTCAACTGAAAAAACTGGACGAGGCATTTGACAGATTCAAGATTAGTTTTTTACCAAATTCATACAATCTTATCAAATTGAATTTCAAATTGTGTGATTAAATGTATAGTGAAAAAGAAAAACAGGAACTTATGGATAATCTGGTTGAAATGGAAACCTTCAGAGTCGATACCGGCGATGAGGGCAAAATCCTTCAGGAAGATTTGAAAAAATACTTCATCAACGGTGAAGGTGATGTGGAGGATTTGATTTTCAGGATTGAACTCTACTTCTACGCCTTCAAACTGTTCTGCAGAAAACAGGTGAAAATAGACAGAAACCAGTTCACAATATTTTTAAATGATTCTCTTCTTGATTATCATCTGATTAATTTGGTAAAACAAGATTTGACCGAGTTTCAATTGGAAATTGAAGCGGTCAAGGAAAACAATGATGTTCTGATTAATCTGAACTTCATTTTACATTTCTAGATTTTAAATATTTTGCGGGCGTTGGCGGTGGTTATCTCATCAACTTCGCTGACACTCATATCTTTTATTTCAGCAATTTTATGAACTGCCTTAACGACATTTACAGGTTCGTTTCTCTCTTCTTTTGTCATTGCAAGATATGGGCTGTCTGTTTCTGTTAGGACATAATCAAGATCTATTTTTTCTATCAAATCCTGATGATGCTTTGAATAACAGAGCATTGTGGAAAAGCTCATGTATGAATCGTCACGGTTCATGATACGTTTTGCGGTTTTTAGGCTTCCTCCATAGCAGTGGAAAACGAAATAGGGGATGTTGTCATAGTCTTCAATGATGTTCACGGCTTTTTTCTCACAGTCCCTTACATGCATCACTATCGGTACCTTATATTCATCCGCCAGTTTTAAAAAGCTTCTGAAAATCTCCTGCTGTCTTTCACGAAGTGTTTTATCTGTGACATAGTAGTAGTCCATGCCCACTTCTCCGATTGCAACGATGTCATCCAGATGTCTGCGGATGTTGTCATGTGCAATTTCGATATCTTCCTGTGTGGCATTCTGTGAGCTTACCGGATGAAAACCAAAAGTAGGATAGATGAATCCTTCATAATCCTTTGAAAGTTTTAGAACGTCCATGTTGCTGTCATTGCTGTAGCCTGAAACAATTACGTGATTCAGTTTGTCCTTTGCTCTTGCAATGACCTCCTCACGGTCATGGTCAAAATCTTCAAAATCAATGTGGCAATGTGTATCTATCATCTAAACACCAAATCTACGTTCCCTTTCCTGATATGATCTGATTGCCCTTATAAAATCAACTTTTCTCAGTTCAGGCCATAGGGTTTCACAGAAATAAAGTTCTGAATATGATGACTGCCACAGTAAAAATCCGCTTAGACGTTCCTCTCCGCTGGTACGGATAATGAGGTTAGGATCTTCCAGTCCCTCGGTGTAGAGGTTTTTGCTTATAAGGTCCTCATCAACGTCATCGATACTAATTTCTCCTGCCTGTACCTGTTCGATAATCTTTTTAACGGAGTCTATGATTTCCAGACGTCCGTCATAACCAATAGCTATATTGAATAATCTTTTATTGTAGTGTGCAGTTGCGTCTTCTGCTTCCTTAATTGCATCACGAACGCTTTCAGGTATCAAATCAAGTTTGCCGACCACTTTGACCTTCACTTCGTTGTTGTGAATTTTTGGATGGTCAACCAATCTCTTGAAGTTTTTTACAAACAGGTTCATCAAACCTTCAACCTCATGTTCTGGTCTGTTAAAGTTTTCGGTTGAAAAAGCATAAACTGTAATTATTTCAATTCCAAGTTCGATACTCCAGTCAAGAACTTTCTCTAGGGTGTCAACACCTATTTCATGGCCTTTAACAACGTCAATGTTTCCCTGCAGTTTGGAGTATCTTCTGTTACCGTCCATGATTATGGCAACATGTTTTGGCATTTTTTCTGGTTTTAAATCACGTGTAATGTACCATTCATATAATCTATAAAGTATATTTTCTGCCATTCTAATCCCTTATTCTGATAAATCGCTAGCTAATGTTAAACTACGGACATAACCATCAATGCTTTGATCTCTACTTGTGTCGATATATACTCTATCCATTCCAAATGTTACTGCACCATAACTTGGCCAGGAACTGAGCAACACAAGTGTTCTGAAAATGATGTTTCCCACTCTTCCGTTTGGGGCGATAATAACGTTGGATTTGTTGTTAATTGCCTTTTCGATTAAAATGAAATAGTTGGTCACTTCTTCAGAAGTATTTTCCTTAAGAAGTTTTGTTAGTTTTTTGCTGTCGATTATTGAATTGGATACTTCTTTTCCTCTTCCGAAATCATCCTCTCTTCCTTCAGCAAGAATTGCAACTTTAGGTTTTTTACCTACTTTTTTGAGAAAATCAATACAGTTTAAGGCGATTTCATATCTCTCTTCAACGGTCCTGCCCTCATCAATTCCAACAGGTGACAGGAGAAACTCAAAGTCTTCCCCATTGACATATGTTGCCCTTGACAGTTTAGGATAGCGCTGTTTGAGTTCTTGCATGATATTTGATGCCGGAAGGGAACCACGTACTACTGCATCAACATTATTATCTAAAACTGCTTTAATTAAGTCTGCATCACTATATATTAGTTTTATATCCGTTTTTGGGTGTTTTTCTTTAAAAATATGACACGCTTGTATTATATTTTCATTTTCTCCAACACCGATAGCTATCGTTTTCATTAATTTAATTATATGTATTTCATTATAAATTAAAGTTTTCTAATTTTTAATGTAGATGTTAAATTTTTAAGGTCGTAATTCTAAAATATTATTATCTTGTGGGGATGTTTTTATGGTAAGTGAGATTCAAAATTTATCAAAGTATAGTCTGAATGATTCCGAAAAGATGAGTTTAATTGATGATGTTCTGGAGGAATTCCGTGAAGTTCATGTTCTGCGCGCTCCAGAACTCAGATTTGATTATAAAGCTGAGTATAGTTTTCAGGAGGACTCCATACCATGTGATGAGAAGGCAGTTTTATTAAAAGATTCAGATTTATTAGAAGAGCCTGCAAAGTACTGTCCTGAATGTGGCAGGAAGTATCCCGAAGGCGAAAATGTATGCTTTGACTGCCTGGTACACTTAAAAAACATATCCGATAAAATTGAAATCTCACAAATCGAATACGCTCCACAATTCACCTTTAAGGGCAAACATTCATTTGACGCTTTTGATGAACTATTGAGTATGGACAATCTCTCTAAAATCAATCAATTCAGATTCTCAATTGAGGATTATTCACAAATCATCCATTCAATTAAGCTTCAGGCATTAAAGAACTTTGATGATATTGTCAAATCCAATGAAATAGACTTTGACGAGCTGGCAATCCTTGATAAAATCATTCTTTTTGCAAAATCATTTGTCAATGTAAAATACAAATCATCAGGTCCCCAGCTGGGATACTTTGAAGACAACACCATTTTCATTGATGACCGGCAAACAGACTCACTTCAGATAACAACCCTGATTCACGAGCTGTCACATTTCATAATTCAGGAGATCCTGGTGGGGATTGTGTGTAAAATCCTGGACGCTTCAAGATGTGACTTCATAGAATCCGTTGTCTCATTCATACTGTCATACACTCCATTCACTCAACTGATTGATGAGTATTCGGCCCACAATGTAGAGGGAAGATTTACGATTTTCGGTTTTCAGGACTATTCATCCTATCTTCAGATTGAAAGTGAGCTTGACGGTGAGATGAGCCGTGAGGAAATCGAGATAACAAAATCTATCGGAAACACCTTTGCAATCACAATCAAGGAGGTTCTTGAATCACTGATTGACAGGGAGTTGAGGGAGGACATTAAGGACCAGTTCCTGAGTGACGTCTTGGACAGGCCGAACTATGCCGCACTGAGAATGGAAAACTGTCAAATCCTAAATGATGAGGGTTTCATCAAATCCATCTGGCTGATTTTAAATGACGGTTTTGAGGTTGCCACTTCAAACATGGATTATTTTACCAAAAACTTATAAATGATTAAACTCAACTATTAAATAGAACAATCACCATTTTTGAGTTTCATTCGCCTAAATTTTGCTAAACCAAAGCAATTTTACAGGTTCACAAAACTTTTTTTCAAAAATGTCTGATTGATTAGATCCATAGGTGTTAATATGAGCAAAGAAAAATGGGTAGAGTCATTATTGGATGATATGATTGAAAGTCGATGGAGCGAAGACGTAATAAAACATGAGATTGAACGTTTAAGTGATATCTCAGATTTTGAACCTATAAATCAGTATTCAGATAAGGAACTGGATGATTCAGAACTTATTAAAAACGATTTCAATACAC
It includes:
- the mtxX gene encoding methanogenesis marker protein Mmp4/MtxX, giving the protein MKTIAIGVGENENIIQACHIFKEKHPKTDIKLIYSDADLIKAVLDNNVDAVVRGSLPASNIMQELKQRYPKLSRATYVNGEDFEFLLSPVGIDEGRTVEERYEIALNCIDFLKKVGKKPKVAILAEGREDDFGRGKEVSNSIIDSKKLTKLLKENTSEEVTNYFILIEKAINNKSNVIIAPNGRVGNIIFRTLVLLSSWPSYGAVTFGMDRVYIDTSRDQSIDGYVRSLTLASDLSE
- a CDS encoding carboxymuconolactone decarboxylase family protein yields the protein MSRYEKGKKTLESIQNRSVEEIFKELEDIAPDLSRFVVEFPYSEIYTRQELDLKTREICTVSALTVLGTIPQLKEHINAALNVGNTPTEIVEIIMQMSAYCGFPKSINAMMAAKEVFAERDLL
- a CDS encoding TadE/TadG family type IV pilus assembly protein, with translation MIDNTGQVSAEFLFVFGVLILIVMLSIVFVSDQQELNIAMSAARSGAIEGVGTSSSAIYPEDTFRDYSYDKESLLMPYDVRIVNVSYNDLGYDVNYEKNWIRFEVYAKTSDRFDSDELVSIGDRINYNLRKSLALSFNSTASTNKLYNPVFSNHYVYTTANVKWV
- the cobM gene encoding precorrin-4 C(11)-methyltransferase, with protein sequence MKGKVIFIGAGPGDPDLITVKGRKVIEEADVIIYAGSLVNKDVLSPAREDCEIHNSAYLNLEETDGIITEAVNEGKLVARVHTGDPSIYGAIAEQIRELKKHDIEYEIIPGVSSLFGTASVLEAELTLPEISQSVIITRPEGRTPKPSGESISSFSKHHATMCIFLGIGMIDKVVDELLVGYEETTPVAVVKKATWPDQQIIRGTLADIAGKVKDANITKTAMIVVGDVLDPGEFNASKLYDKNFKHEYR
- the uppS gene encoding polyprenyl diphosphate synthase, with amino-acid sequence MAENILYRLYEWYITRDLKPEKMPKHVAIIMDGNRRYSKLQGNIDVVKGHEIGVDTLEKVLDWSIELGIEIITVYAFSTENFNRPEHEVEGLMNLFVKNFKRLVDHPKIHNNEVKVKVVGKLDLIPESVRDAIKEAEDATAHYNKRLFNIAIGYDGRLEIIDSVKKIIEQVQAGEISIDDVDEDLISKNLYTEGLEDPNLIIRTSGEERLSGFLLWQSSYSELYFCETLWPELRKVDFIRAIRSYQERERRFGV
- a CDS encoding TatD family hydrolase produces the protein MIDTHCHIDFEDFDHDREEVIARAKDKLNHVIVSGYSNDSNMDVLKLSKDYEGFIYPTFGFHPVSSQNATQEDIEIAHDNIRRHLDDIVAIGEVGMDYYYVTDKTLRERQQEIFRSFLKLADEYKVPIVMHVRDCEKKAVNIIEDYDNIPYFVFHCYGGSLKTAKRIMNRDDSYMSFSTMLCYSKHHQDLIEKIDLDYVLTETDSPYLAMTKEERNEPVNVVKAVHKIAEIKDMSVSEVDEITTANARKIFKI